The Thermobispora bispora DSM 43833 genome window below encodes:
- the pta gene encoding phosphate acetyltransferase → MAIGIYVAASDARSNKGTIALGMIELLSRQVETVGVFRPVVRSGREDNLINTARSRFGIALPHAMCAGVTYEDVHASAEAATEEIMARYRELAARCDAVVVVGSDYTDVGFPTEFTFNADLAANLGTPVINVVTGLNRTPDEIVAALDMSRRVLKERHATELASCITRVAPELVHEVEARCSAYVLPEVPRLSAPTVRDLMTACDGKLFRGDEQQLGREVGAIMIGAMSLPNILERLTEDAAVVVPADRAAALVPGLIAAHRAPTFPALSAIILNGGLPLPEAVIKLIDGMNVRLPIITTDGGTFETSTKLSAAEGQFTPDATGKIETALGLFAERVDAAALLRALRITKAKAVTPLMFEFDLLERARTDRRHIVLCEGTEPRILRAADIVLRRGCADLTLLGDEQEIRQLAAQMGLLIDEARVVSPFDEELRERFAQEYARLRAHKGVTVDQARDIVTDLSYFGTLMVHLGLADGMVSGAAHTTAHTIRPAFEIIKTAPGVTIASSVFFMCLADRVLVYGDCAIVPDPTAEQLADVAISSAETAARFGIEPRVAMLSYSTGDSGAGPEVEKVRRATELVRRLRPDLPVEGPIQYDAAAEPSVARTKMPDSPVAGRATVFVVPDLNTGNNLYKAVQRSAGAVAIGPVLQGLRKPVNDLSRGATVQDIVNTIAITAIQAQEREGAR, encoded by the coding sequence ATGGCCATCGGGATATATGTCGCGGCGAGTGACGCCAGGAGCAACAAGGGCACCATCGCCCTCGGCATGATCGAGCTGCTGTCCCGCCAGGTCGAGACCGTGGGCGTGTTCCGGCCGGTGGTCCGGTCCGGCCGGGAGGACAACCTGATCAACACCGCCCGGTCCAGGTTCGGGATCGCGCTGCCGCACGCGATGTGCGCGGGCGTGACCTACGAGGACGTGCACGCGAGCGCGGAGGCGGCGACCGAGGAGATCATGGCCCGCTACCGGGAGCTCGCCGCGCGCTGCGACGCCGTCGTGGTGGTCGGCAGTGACTACACCGACGTCGGCTTCCCGACCGAGTTCACCTTCAACGCCGACCTCGCGGCGAACCTCGGCACCCCCGTGATCAACGTGGTGACCGGTCTCAACCGCACGCCCGACGAGATCGTCGCCGCGCTCGACATGTCCCGCAGGGTGCTCAAGGAACGGCACGCCACCGAGCTCGCCTCCTGCATCACCCGGGTCGCCCCTGAGCTGGTCCACGAGGTCGAGGCCCGGTGCTCGGCCTACGTCCTGCCCGAGGTGCCGCGCCTGTCGGCGCCGACCGTGCGCGACCTCATGACCGCCTGCGACGGCAAGCTCTTCCGCGGGGACGAGCAGCAGCTCGGGCGCGAGGTCGGCGCGATCATGATCGGGGCGATGTCGCTGCCGAACATCCTCGAGCGGCTCACCGAGGACGCCGCCGTCGTCGTCCCGGCCGACCGGGCGGCCGCCCTGGTCCCCGGGCTCATCGCCGCGCACCGGGCGCCCACCTTCCCGGCCCTCTCCGCGATCATCCTCAACGGCGGGCTGCCGCTGCCCGAAGCGGTGATCAAGCTGATCGACGGCATGAACGTCCGGCTGCCGATCATCACGACCGACGGCGGCACGTTCGAGACGTCGACCAAGCTCTCCGCCGCCGAGGGGCAGTTCACCCCGGACGCGACCGGAAAGATCGAGACGGCCCTCGGCCTGTTCGCCGAACGGGTGGACGCCGCGGCGCTGCTCCGCGCGCTGCGGATCACCAAGGCCAAGGCGGTCACCCCGCTGATGTTCGAGTTCGATCTGCTGGAGCGGGCGCGGACCGACCGCCGCCACATCGTGCTGTGCGAGGGCACCGAGCCGCGGATCCTCCGCGCGGCCGACATCGTGCTGCGCCGGGGCTGCGCCGACCTCACCCTGCTCGGCGACGAGCAGGAGATCCGCCAGCTCGCCGCCCAGATGGGCCTGCTCATCGACGAGGCCCGGGTGGTGAGCCCGTTCGACGAGGAGCTGCGCGAGCGGTTCGCCCAGGAGTACGCGCGGCTGCGCGCGCACAAGGGCGTGACCGTGGACCAGGCGCGCGACATCGTCACCGACCTCTCCTACTTCGGCACGCTCATGGTCCACCTCGGGCTCGCCGACGGCATGGTCTCCGGTGCGGCCCACACCACCGCGCACACCATCCGCCCCGCCTTCGAGATCATCAAGACCGCGCCCGGGGTGACGATCGCGTCGAGCGTGTTCTTCATGTGCCTCGCCGACCGGGTCCTGGTCTACGGGGACTGCGCGATCGTGCCGGACCCCACGGCCGAGCAGCTCGCCGACGTCGCCATCTCCTCCGCCGAGACCGCGGCGCGGTTCGGCATCGAGCCGCGGGTGGCCATGCTCTCCTACTCCACCGGCGACTCCGGCGCCGGCCCCGAGGTGGAGAAGGTGCGCCGGGCCACCGAGCTGGTCCGGCGGCTCCGGCCGGACCTCCCGGTCGAGGGGCCGATCCAGTACGACGCGGCGGCCGAGCCCAGCGTGGCGCGGACCAAGATGCCGGACAGCCCGGTCGCCGGCCGGGCCACCGTGTTCGTGGTCCCCGACCTCAACACGGGCAACAACCTCTACAAGGCGGTCCAGCGGAGCGCGGGGGCGGT